The following coding sequences lie in one Dunckerocampus dactyliophorus isolate RoL2022-P2 chromosome 4, RoL_Ddac_1.1, whole genome shotgun sequence genomic window:
- the LOC129179222 gene encoding zinc finger protein 37 homolog isoform X2 codes for MNNCYAKMATSSQREGGRESAPPTPSKSSTEKKPQTADIYQMIGRQEECPPQLQGRSSTVKQEDSQSIHVKEEEEELWITKEGERVLRSEKEDLIKFPLAGVSVKTEDHEDKPPVSSQLHHSPREENRGVELSGSSSSQRMTTEADGDHCGCSQADNLLAPQSPESLCLLCPSDVQQMVGHQEECHPQLQGRSATLKQEDSQHPHIKQEEEDLWITQEGECLLGPQEADLTKLPLTVVCVKTEDHEDKPPESSQLHHSPSEENREAEAPSSRSAQHMTTEADGDHCGGSQADNLLAPLSDSDDTTSHSPEDEDLDDTQGPLSSDTDWEGDMRTHTDKEHYECSKKKTGEKHFTCSVCAKSFSFKCYLTQHMRTHTGEKPFSCSICGQGFSLKANMVPHMRTHTGEKPFSCSVCGQRFSRNGTMVLHMRMHTGEKPFGCSVCGQKFSRNRTLVLHMRTHTGEKPFGCSVCGVSYSNRSSFTYHMLKHTGEKAFSCSLCCKKFFLKESMVRHMRIHTGKKTFSCSVCGKSYSSKKSLSACRHTTENMKENDC; via the exons ATGAACAACTGCTATGCTAAGATGGCGACGTCAAGTCAAAGAGAAGGTGGAAGAGAATCAGCGCCACCAACTCCCAGCAAATCATCAACGGAGAAAAAGCCCCAAACTGCAG ACATCTATCAGATGATTGGTCGTCAAGAAGAGTGTCCCCCTCAGCTGCAGGGGAGGAGCTCCACTGTGAAGCAGGAGGATTCACAGTCTAtccacgttaaagaggaagaggaggaactctggatAACTAAGGAGGGAGAACGTGTTCTGAGGTCAGAGAAGGAGGATCTCATCAAGTTTCCACTGGCTGGTGTGTCTGTGAAGAcggaagaccatgaagacaaaccacctgtgtcctcacagcttcatcacagtccaagAGAGGAGAACAGGGGGGTAGAGCTTTCAGGCAGCAGCTCATCACAAcgcatgacaacagaagctgatggagaccactgtggatgctcacaagcagacaacctcttagctccacaaTCACCGGAGTCCTTATGTTTGTTGTGTCCTTCAGATGTCCAGCAGATGGTTGGTCATCAAGAAGAGTGTCACCCTCAGCTGCAGGGGAGGAGCgccactttgaagcaggaggatTCACAGCACCCCCACATtaaacaggaagaggaggacctctggatcactcaggagggagagtgtcTACTTGGGCCacaggaggctgatctcaccaagttgccactgactgttgtCTGTGTGAAaactgaagaccatgaagacaaaccacccgagtcctcacagcttcatcacagtccaagtgaggagaacagAGAGGCAGAGGCTCCAAGCAGCAGATCagcacaacacatgacaacagaagctgatggagaccactgtggaggatcacaagcagacaacctcttagctccgctatcagatagtgacgacacaacgtcacactctcctgaggatGAAGACTTGGACGACACCCAGGGGCCTTTGAGCAGTGATACAGACTGGGAAGGTGATATGAGGACTCACACTGACAAGGAACACTATGaatgctctaaaaagaagacaggtGAAAAACATttcacctgctcagtttgtgctaaaagcttTTCTTTTAAGTGTTATTTAACTCAacacatgaggacacacacaggagaaaaaccctttagttgttCCATATGTGGTCAAGGGTTCTCTCTGAAGGCAAATATGGTACCACACATgcgaacgcacacaggagaaaaaccttttagttgctcagtttgtggtcaaagattctctcGAAATGGAACTATGGTATTACATATGAGAATGCACACAGGTgaaaaaccttttggttgttctgtttgtggtcaAAAATTCTCTCGAAATCGAACTTTGGTATTAcatatgagaacgcacacaggagaaaaaccatttGGTTGCTCTGTTTGTGGTGTCAGTTACTCTAACAGATCCAGTTTCACATACCACATGCTcaaacacacaggagaaaaagccTTTAGTTGTTCTCTTTGCTGTAAAAAATTCTTTTTGAAAGAATCCATGGtaagacacatgagaatacacacaggaaaaaaaacttttagctgctcagtttgtggtaaaagttatTCTTCGAAAAAAAGTTTGAGCGcatgcagacacacaacagagaatatgaaagaaaatgatTGTTAA
- the LOC129179222 gene encoding zinc finger protein 37 homolog isoform X1, which produces MNNCYAKMATSSQREGGRESAPPTPSKSSTEKKPQTAGNDIYQMIGRQEECPPQLQGRSSTVKQEDSQSIHVKEEEEELWITKEGERVLRSEKEDLIKFPLAGVSVKTEDHEDKPPVSSQLHHSPREENRGVELSGSSSSQRMTTEADGDHCGCSQADNLLAPQSPESLCLLCPSDVQQMVGHQEECHPQLQGRSATLKQEDSQHPHIKQEEEDLWITQEGECLLGPQEADLTKLPLTVVCVKTEDHEDKPPESSQLHHSPSEENREAEAPSSRSAQHMTTEADGDHCGGSQADNLLAPLSDSDDTTSHSPEDEDLDDTQGPLSSDTDWEGDMRTHTDKEHYECSKKKTGEKHFTCSVCAKSFSFKCYLTQHMRTHTGEKPFSCSICGQGFSLKANMVPHMRTHTGEKPFSCSVCGQRFSRNGTMVLHMRMHTGEKPFGCSVCGQKFSRNRTLVLHMRTHTGEKPFGCSVCGVSYSNRSSFTYHMLKHTGEKAFSCSLCCKKFFLKESMVRHMRIHTGKKTFSCSVCGKSYSSKKSLSACRHTTENMKENDC; this is translated from the exons ATGAACAACTGCTATGCTAAGATGGCGACGTCAAGTCAAAGAGAAGGTGGAAGAGAATCAGCGCCACCAACTCCCAGCAAATCATCAACGGAGAAAAAGCCCCAAACTGCAGGTAACG ACATCTATCAGATGATTGGTCGTCAAGAAGAGTGTCCCCCTCAGCTGCAGGGGAGGAGCTCCACTGTGAAGCAGGAGGATTCACAGTCTAtccacgttaaagaggaagaggaggaactctggatAACTAAGGAGGGAGAACGTGTTCTGAGGTCAGAGAAGGAGGATCTCATCAAGTTTCCACTGGCTGGTGTGTCTGTGAAGAcggaagaccatgaagacaaaccacctgtgtcctcacagcttcatcacagtccaagAGAGGAGAACAGGGGGGTAGAGCTTTCAGGCAGCAGCTCATCACAAcgcatgacaacagaagctgatggagaccactgtggatgctcacaagcagacaacctcttagctccacaaTCACCGGAGTCCTTATGTTTGTTGTGTCCTTCAGATGTCCAGCAGATGGTTGGTCATCAAGAAGAGTGTCACCCTCAGCTGCAGGGGAGGAGCgccactttgaagcaggaggatTCACAGCACCCCCACATtaaacaggaagaggaggacctctggatcactcaggagggagagtgtcTACTTGGGCCacaggaggctgatctcaccaagttgccactgactgttgtCTGTGTGAAaactgaagaccatgaagacaaaccacccgagtcctcacagcttcatcacagtccaagtgaggagaacagAGAGGCAGAGGCTCCAAGCAGCAGATCagcacaacacatgacaacagaagctgatggagaccactgtggaggatcacaagcagacaacctcttagctccgctatcagatagtgacgacacaacgtcacactctcctgaggatGAAGACTTGGACGACACCCAGGGGCCTTTGAGCAGTGATACAGACTGGGAAGGTGATATGAGGACTCACACTGACAAGGAACACTATGaatgctctaaaaagaagacaggtGAAAAACATttcacctgctcagtttgtgctaaaagcttTTCTTTTAAGTGTTATTTAACTCAacacatgaggacacacacaggagaaaaaccctttagttgttCCATATGTGGTCAAGGGTTCTCTCTGAAGGCAAATATGGTACCACACATgcgaacgcacacaggagaaaaaccttttagttgctcagtttgtggtcaaagattctctcGAAATGGAACTATGGTATTACATATGAGAATGCACACAGGTgaaaaaccttttggttgttctgtttgtggtcaAAAATTCTCTCGAAATCGAACTTTGGTATTAcatatgagaacgcacacaggagaaaaaccatttGGTTGCTCTGTTTGTGGTGTCAGTTACTCTAACAGATCCAGTTTCACATACCACATGCTcaaacacacaggagaaaaagccTTTAGTTGTTCTCTTTGCTGTAAAAAATTCTTTTTGAAAGAATCCATGGtaagacacatgagaatacacacaggaaaaaaaacttttagctgctcagtttgtggtaaaagttatTCTTCGAAAAAAAGTTTGAGCGcatgcagacacacaacagagaatatgaaagaaaatgatTGTTAA